A window of Hymenobacter aerilatus contains these coding sequences:
- a CDS encoding acyl-CoA-binding protein yields MNLQEQINLQTQFETAITRVDSLPAEKGAEYMTDLYGLYKQATDGDHDTKHDEVDPDDHDNPNGPAGLSQAQWDSWSKYKGLPEEEAKRQYIDLVNKIAGPIGEAANIITGNGQPATATQVNPAGTATVDDPQPGQSAPGGLRGNLDGGAPYGGEDELKLKQ; encoded by the coding sequence ATGAATCTGCAAGAACAAATAAACCTGCAAACACAATTTGAAACCGCCATTACCCGCGTAGACAGCCTACCTGCCGAGAAAGGCGCCGAATACATGACCGACCTTTACGGTCTCTACAAGCAAGCCACGGACGGTGACCACGACACTAAACACGACGAGGTAGACCCCGACGACCACGATAACCCCAACGGTCCGGCCGGTCTCTCGCAGGCGCAGTGGGACTCGTGGAGTAAGTATAAAGGCCTGCCCGAGGAGGAAGCCAAGCGGCAGTACATAGATCTGGTCAACAAAATTGCCGGCCCGATAGGCGAAGCAGCTAACATCATCACTGGCAACGGTCAGCCCGCTACGGCTACGCAGGTGAATCCCGCCGGCACCGCCACCGTCGACGATCCGCAACCAGGGCAGTCAGCACCCGGTGGCCTACGGGGCAACCTGGATGGTGGCGCGCCCTACGGCGGCGAGGACGAATTGAAGCTAAAACAGTAG